Proteins encoded by one window of Arabidopsis thaliana chromosome 2, partial sequence:
- the SCL21 gene encoding SCARECROW-like 21 (SCARECROW-like 21 (SCL21); CONTAINS InterPro DOMAIN/s: Transcription factor GRAS (InterPro:IPR005202); BEST Arabidopsis thaliana protein match is: GRAS family transcription factor (TAIR:AT5G48150.2); Has 2478 Blast hits to 2441 proteins in 302 species: Archae - 0; Bacteria - 4; Metazoa - 0; Fungi - 0; Plants - 2474; Viruses - 0; Other Eukaryotes - 0 (source: NCBI BLink).) yields the protein MDNVRGSIMLQPLPEIAESIDDAICHELSMWPDDAKDLLLIVEAISRGDLKLVLVACAKAVSENNLLMARWCMGELRGMVSISGEPIQRLGAYMLEGLVARLAASGSSIYKSLQSREPESYEFLSYVYVLHEVCPYFKFGYMSANGAIAEAMKDEERIHIIDFQIGQGSQWIALIQAFAARPGGAPNIRITGVGDGSVLVTVKKRLEKLAKKFDVPFRFNAVSRPSCEVEVENLDVRDGEALGVNFAYMLHHLPDESVSMENHRDRLLRMVKSLSPKVVTLVEQECNTNTSPFLPRFLETLSYYTAMFESIDVMLPRNHKERINIEQHCMARDVVNIIACEGAERIERHELLGKWKSRFSMAGFEPYPLSSIISATIRALLRDYSNGYAIEERDGALYLGWMDRILVSSCAWK from the coding sequence ATGGACAATGTAAGAGGTTCAATAATGTTGCAGCCACTGCCAGAGATAGCTGAGAGTATCGATGATGCTATCTGCCATGAACTCTCCATGTGGCCTGATGATGCTAAAGATTTGTTATTGATAGTGGAGGCAATATCAAGGGGAGACTTGAAGTTGGTACTTGTTGCTTGTGCAAAAGCTGTTTCTGAGAATAATCTTCTAATGGCACGATGGTGTATGGGTGAGTTGCGCGGTATGGTTTCGATTTCTGGTGAGCCAATCCAGAGATTGGGAGCTTATATGTTAGAAGGGCTTGTTGCTAGGCTTGCTGCTTCTGGTAGTTCGATATATAAGTCTCTCCAGTCCAGAGAACCAGAGAGTTATGAATTTTTATCTTATGTGTATGTTCTGCATGAGGTTTGTCCATATTTCAAGTTTGGATACATGTCAGCGAATGGTGCGATTGCAGAAGCAATGAAGGATGAAGAGAGGATTCACATTATTGACTTCCAAATTGGACAAGGGAGCCAGTGGATAGCACTTATCCAGGCTTTTGCAGCTAGGCCTGGTGGGGCTCCAAATATTCGAATTACCGGAGTTGGTGATGGATCTGTCTTGGTTACAGTCAAGAAGAGACTAGAGAAACTTGCAAAGAAGTTTGATGTTCCATTCAGGTTCAATGCGGTTTCAAGGCCAAGTTGTGAAGTTGAAGTGGAAAATCTTGATGTCCGAGATGGCGAAGCCCTTGGAGTGAACTTTGCTTACATGCTGCATCATTTGCCAGATGAGAGTGTAAGCATGGAAAACCACAGGGACCGGTTGCTGAGGATGGTGAAGAGTCTATCACCTAAAGTAGTCACTCTTGTGGAACAAGAATGCAACACGAACACTTCCCCTTTCCTTCCTAGGTTCCTTGAGACATTAAGTTATTACACGGCAATGTTCGAATCTATCGATGTTATGCTTCCGAGAAATCACAAGGAAAGGATCAATATCGAGCAGCACTGCATGGCAAGGGATGTCGTCAACATCATAGCTTGTGAAGGAGCCGAGAGGATCGAAAGACACGAGCTTCTCGGGAAATGGAAGTCAAGGTTTTCCATGGCGGGTTTTGAGCCATACCCCTTGAGCTCAATCATTTCAGCCACCATTAGAGCCCTCTTGAGAGATTACAGCAACGGGTATGCgattgaagaaagagatggtGCTCTGTACCTTGGTTGGATGGACCGAATCTTGGTCTCATCTTGTGCATGGAAGTGA
- a CDS encoding uncharacterized protein (unknown protein; FUNCTIONS IN: molecular_function unknown; LOCATED IN: cellular_component unknown; EXPRESSED IN: 23 plant structures; EXPRESSED DURING: 15 growth stages; CONTAINS InterPro DOMAIN/s: Protein of unknown function DUF423 (InterPro:IPR006696); Has 30201 Blast hits to 17322 proteins in 780 species: Archae - 12; Bacteria - 1396; Metazoa - 17338; Fungi - 3422; Plants - 5037; Viruses - 0; Other Eukaryotes - 2996 (source: NCBI BLink).), protein MGNSVRSNLRDIRGRRSMDPRMWHKVAAISGMAALGLGTYGAHVFKPENPSYKQVWQTASLYHLVHTAALVSAPSTKYPNIFGGLLTAGIVAFSGT, encoded by the exons ATGGGAAATAGTGTAAGAAGCAATCTAAGAGACATCAGAGGACGACGATCGATGGATCCTCGGATGTGGCACAAAGTCGCCGCTATTTCCG GTATGGCTGCTCTTGGTTTGGGAACTTATGGTGCTCATGTCTTTAAACCAGAGAACCCTTCTTACAAACAG gTGTGGCAAACGGCTTCACTTTACCATTTGGTTCACACTGCTGCTCTTGTTTCTGCTCCTAGCACCAAATATCCCAACATT TTTGGTGGCTTGTTGACTGCTGGAATTGTAGCCTTTTCCGGCACGTAA